TACCGCAACTGCGGGCAGTCGGAGAAGTATGTCCACCCCGTGGTGGGCTTCAACAGCCGGCTGCACAGCATGCAGGCCGCCGTGCTCCGTGTGAAACTGCCCCATCTGGAGGGGTGGAACGAAAAACGGCGCCAATTCGCCGCGATGTACAACGAACTGCTGGCGGGTGTCCCGGACTTGGTGTTGCCGGAGACGGCGGAGGGCGTGACCCCCGTCTGGCATCTCTATGTGGTGCGCCACCCGAATCGTGACGCGCTGATGGCGCATCTGAACGGGCGCGGGGTCTACTGCGGCATCCATTATCCCGTGCCCATCCACCAGCAGGCGCCTTACCGCAACGAGCGGACCGTGCCGGAGGGCGCGCCGCTGACCACGGCCTGGGCACCGCAACTGCTGTCCCTGCCGATGCACCCCGATTTGGACGAGGCGCAGGTGGCCCATGTGGCGGCGGCGGTCCGGGAGTTTTGCGGGTAAACCCCCGCGCTCCGGCATGTTATAATCCCGCCGGAACCGGGCGGGCTTGACGGAAAAGAGGTCGCATGGCGGAACAGGCAGGCATATCGGACGCGCCCGCCCCCATGGCGGAGGCTGCGGGGTCCGCGTCGCGCGCGCCCGCGCTGGATCCCTCGACCTGGGCCGCCCACTGGGGCCGCGGCCGCAAGGGTGTGGTGCTGGCCCTGGCCCAGGCGTCGGGCGACGCCCTGCTGCTGGCCGGCTGCGTGGTCATCGCCCACCTGATGCAGTTTTCCTGGCCCGCCTCCATGCTCCCCATTGACCGCGCCCCCGCCCAGTGGCCGCTGCTGCTGCTCCGGGTGGTGCGCAGCCCCGAATTCGCCCCCTTTTTTCCCCTGCTGCTCATTGTGCCCATGCTGCGCCTGCTGGTGTTCCAGTGGGTGGGCGCCTACCAGGTCAATCTCGGCGACACGCGCCCCTTCCGGCCCGCCCCCAAAATCCTCAAGGGCGCCCTCCTCGGCTCGCTGCTGCTGGCCGTGCTGGCCCTCGGATACCGGGGCGCGGAGGCCCCGCTCCAGTCCGCCATGCTCCTCTTCCTGCTCTATGAGGGCCTGCTGGCCTTTTTCTCCGTGCTCCTTTTCCACTCCGCCGCGCTCATCGTGGTCCTGTTCATGCACGCCCTGGGCTGGGGCCGCACCCGCGTGGCGGTGCTGCACGACGGCAACCCGCCCGCGGACCTGCTCCGGGCGCTGCGCTCCCCCGCCACCGAGTACGCCCTGCAGGGCGAAATCTTGACCGGGGACAGGCCGGCCGGAAAGGCGCTGGGCACCCTTGCGGACATCAAAGGCATTGTCAACCGCCACAACCTCGACGAGATCATCCTCGCGCTTGACCCGGGCGGCCTCACCCCGGAGCAGCGCCTGGACGTGGCCCAGACCTGCTGGCGCATGGGCCTGCGCATCAAGATGTGCAGCCCCTTCCAGCCCTTTTTCCGGACCCAGGCCCACCCCGAAATGCTCGGCGACATGCCCCTGCTCCTCGTGGAAAACCTCGGCCTCTACGCCACGGCCCCGCAAATCGCCAAACGGCTCATGGACATGGCCATCGCCGCCGCCGCCCTGGCCGTCTTTTCGCCCCTGATGCTTGTGATTGCCCTGTGGATCAAACTGGACTCGCCCGGCCCCGTTTTCTTTGTGCAGGAACGGGTCGGCCTCAACGGGCGCACCTTCCGCATGATCAAGTTCCGCTCCATGCGCGCCAATTCGGACCCCAAAATCCATCAGGAATTCCTCAAGCAAATGATCAAGGAGGGGGACAAACACGAGTTGGACGCGGACGGAAAGCCCGTGTTCAAAATGGTGAACGACCCGCGCATCACCCGCTCGGGCAAGTTCATCCGCAAGACCAGCATGGACGAGCTGCCCCAGTTCATCAACGTGC
The Candidatus Hydrogenedentota bacterium genome window above contains:
- a CDS encoding sugar transferase: MAEQAGISDAPAPMAEAAGSASRAPALDPSTWAAHWGRGRKGVVLALAQASGDALLLAGCVVIAHLMQFSWPASMLPIDRAPAQWPLLLLRVVRSPEFAPFFPLLLIVPMLRLLVFQWVGAYQVNLGDTRPFRPAPKILKGALLGSLLLAVLALGYRGAEAPLQSAMLLFLLYEGLLAFFSVLLFHSAALIVVLFMHALGWGRTRVAVLHDGNPPADLLRALRSPATEYALQGEILTGDRPAGKALGTLADIKGIVNRHNLDEIILALDPGGLTPEQRLDVAQTCWRMGLRIKMCSPFQPFFRTQAHPEMLGDMPLLLVENLGLYATAPQIAKRLMDMAIAAAALAVFSPLMLVIALWIKLDSPGPVFFVQERVGLNGRTFRMIKFRSMRANSDPKIHQEFLKQMIKEGDKHELDADGKPVFKMVNDPRITRSGKFIRKTSMDELPQFINVLLGDMSLVGPRPPIQYEVDEYKDWHMKRLYIRPGITGLWQVSGRNRLSFDQMVQLDIAYIEQWSLWQDIKIVIKTIPVFLHLDQAY